The following is a genomic window from Procambarus clarkii isolate CNS0578487 chromosome 52, FALCON_Pclarkii_2.0, whole genome shotgun sequence.
gactccatacacaatttcaaatgtagatatgatagcgctcagtaggctcaggaatctgtacaccagttgattgacggtttagtCAAAGGACTCTAGCAAGTTTCTAGAGAGGCGAACCAAATGCTTTCAGTGAGCACAACGCCACAAGAGGGACGCTGGGTCGACGCTGAATCAACATTATCAACATTAATTCAACAACGCTGAATCAACGCTGAAGATGTTGATTCGTGGTTGAAATGGCGATGCTCATGGATACTGTACCCACTGGGGAGACTCACACAACAATTAAATCATTTGAATTTatcttttaaataatttatatttgttaACTAAACTCCAGTTTGGATTCAGAAAAGAAAAGATATAAGAGTTTTACGATGAGATTACGGCGAGCAAACATGAGAGAGAAGGTCAGGAAGACTTTACACAGAGAGGGGAGAGGTTTATACACAGAGTGAAGATGTTTATACAGAGAGTGGAGATGTTTATACAGAGAGTGGAGATGTTTATACAGAGAGTGGAGATGTTTACACAGAGAGTTGAGATGTTTATACAGAGAGTGAAGATGTTTATACAGAGAGTGGAGATGTTTATACAGAGAGTGGAGATGTTTACACAGAGTGGAGATGTTTATACAGAGAGTGGAGATGTTTATACAGAGAGTGGAGATGTTTATACAGAGAGTGGAGATGTTTACACAGAGAGTGGAGATGTTTATACAGAGAGTGGAGATGTTTATACAGAGAGTGGAGATGTTTACACAGAGAGTGGAGATGTTTATACAGAGAGTGGAGATGTTTATACAGAGAGTGGAGATGTTTACACAGAGAGTGGAGATGTTTATACAGAGAGTGGAGATGTTTATACAGAGAGTGGAGATGTTTATACAGAGAGTGGAGATGTTTACACAGAGAGTGGAGATGTTTATACAGAGAGTGAAGATGTTTATACAGAGAGTGGAGATGTTTATACAGAGAGTGGAGATGTTTATACAGAGAGTGAAGATGTTTATACAAAGAGTGGAGATGTTTACACAAAGAGTGGAGATGTTTATACAGAGAGTGGAGAGAGGTAACGAGTTGAGTTCTACTTCAGTAGTGATCATGACCAATCCTaccaatatatatctatatatacatatatatggatatatatccaTAGCTCACATACCCACCCATACCCATATCcatacccacccagagctcctcgtgacgacagtgttccccaagtcggtgtcaccagagcagaacccctgtgtgtgctcgaatccatggtgcacaaagcagctttatccttcccaccaggatcagcaggtgggttcacaggactacgacccaaccacatcaaacaaatgctcaaccctgcactgggagacattgcacagggcctcctggtggaactaactagattcgccaacacatgtctagctggcaacataccagagaccatacggcctctcttttttggcgctaccctctgtgccctgaggaaaaaagatggaggaatcagaccgatagctgtgggcaattcactccggcgtctcgtcgctaaggctgcagcTAGAGTAGTTAGtctggcagcagccgacatgctgaagccaaaacagcttgggtttggcattccccaagggtgtgaggcatcggctcatgcagctagagcctacattgccaacattacaaatgaaaaagccctgataaagctggacttcaaaaatgctttcaatctggttagaagggatgcagtactcagtgcaattcatcgcctttttccttccctctacccgtttgtaaactcatgctacagcaagaatctaactctgctttttggggaacatgaaattgaatcacaagaaggtgtccaacaaggtgacccccttgctccttttctgttctgcctagttatcaaggaagtcaccgataacctgtccagcgagctcaacatttggtttttggatgatggtactttagccggctccccagcctcactcttggacgacataagaataattcaggagcaaggagcaaacctaggcctcaccctgaacccttacaagtgcgaaataacctccaccaaccagcacataatagagcaaataaaggttgttttgcctgacattcatacaaccaaccctgaggacagcacactcctaggtgctcctcttggaaggaatgccattgacggggtccttggtaagaagatcactgacctgaagaggatgaacgagaggattgaagacatctatgctcatgatgcactttacctcatcaccagatgcttgtccctccccaggctgacctactttctaagatgttcgccatcttttaacaatattaaattagaagagtatgacagcttgctgaaatcaacactagaaaaagccctcaatctttccctcagcgattcacagtggaaacaggcctcccttcctgtcagactcgggggccttggcgtgcgcacagcaacacaaattgctgtaccagcgttcctgtcctcttcagtggggtctgacaacttggtgaaggaaatcctacctgagcacctagttcaacaggcaggggtgcatgatcccagcttcacagactgcacaaccaaatgggtttctctcgcaggaccagcaccccaaccaccgcctgctgaagcccataagcaatccagctgggatcgccccattgccgaccaagaagctgcaactttgctaggagctgagacaacaccacatgacactgcccgacttagagctgtagcagcttcccatgcaggtgatttcctattagcaaccccaatgtcagcaaccggcacccgtttcacaccgcaggccctccgaattaccGTGGCACTCCGCCTCGCTgcaccaatccacaccgaatacaggtgtatttgcggcgaggcagagaccaagagatatggacggcatggccttctttgccaaaggacgggaggatggcatgcaagacacggcgaggttaatgacattattaagagaagccttaccacagccggttgtccagcacagagagagccccgttacctaatgtcccgcaactctgatgagcctgtcggtcgcccagacggaatcacggtgaacccctggaagaatggtagacagttggtgtgggactacacttgcgtttcaactttagccaatacctatgttgatttcagtgctacacaagcaggaggagctgccaatcactgggaagcggccaagtcacgtaaacacagagaccttgagcaccactacaattttgtccccattgcctcagagacacttggtgcctggggtaaaagtgctgctagctttttgaaggagttggggtctaagctaatcgaaacaactagagaccctagagctgccagttttctttttcagcgccttagtgtggcaatccagagaggaaatgctcactgcatccacggttcctgcccgccatcagaggagctggaggagctgttcaacttgtgacaagcagccttgtacccctgcatgtaatcaatattgtaacttttttttgtgtaatgacattttcaaataaagttagataaatatacacacttaccaaaagaataggggtggtaggagaagaaaatatcaaagtgagtgaggatccacaaggtcttctctgagtaccctttattttcttctccgaggctatgggtacaccatatatataaatatatatatatatataatatatatatatatatatatatatatatatatatatatatatatatatatatatatatatatatatatatatatatatt
Proteins encoded in this region:
- the LOC138352149 gene encoding zonadhesin-like, whose translation is MFTQSGDVYTESGDVYTESGDVYTESGDVYTESGDVYTESGDVYTESGDVYTESGDVYTESGDVYTESGDVYTESGDVYTESGDVYTESGDVYTESGDVYTESGDVYTESEDVYTESGDVYTESGDVYTESEDVYTKSGDVYTKSGDVYTESGER